The following are encoded in a window of Ricinus communis isolate WT05 ecotype wild-type chromosome 4, ASM1957865v1, whole genome shotgun sequence genomic DNA:
- the LOC8270480 gene encoding probable LRR receptor-like serine/threonine-protein kinase At1g56140 isoform X4, producing the protein MRALNEILQGWSTQSTDSWNISGDPCTGTAIDESDIEAPGNSPSIKCDCSFDNNSTCHITRLLVFNLNRRGMIPETLLVLKHLIFLKLDKNYFTGPLPAFLGNLTALRTLAVAHNMLSGPIPKEIGNLKDLTLLSLGVNNFSGTLPPELGNLVKLEQLYINSCGLNGEIPPTFAKLTRIRILWAFDNPFTGNIPDFIGTWTELTTLRLQGNSFKGPIPSSFSNLVSMKSLRLSDLRNVSSTLDFIKNLKNLTDLNLRNALITDTIPLDIGEFQNLEALDLSFNNLRGQIPNALFSLSSLEFLFLGNNSLSGALPNEKSGLLQTIDLSYNNLSGRFPAWVNSNLQLNLVANNFVFDRSNMSVIPGLNCLQRNFPCNRNPPRYANFSIKCGGPEMRAAGILYEAENSTMGPASIHVTSTQKWAVSITGLFADRQNPVYVEHTQSQVTGTNSPDLYLTSRTSPGSIRYYGLGLQNGPYDISLLFAETGFQHKSSQIWESNGRRVFDIYIQGRLELKDFDISKEAGAIEIVVTKRFNINVTENHLEIHLFWAGMGTCCTPIQGNYGPIISAVNVVPAFRPTVSGIPPNTRKKSSTELIVGIAVSAGVLTFILIFVMFYVKVKAGKLDEEVLSGISSRPITFSYAELRTATKGFCPSNQLGEGGYGPVYKGTLIDGREVAVKQLSLASHQGKDQFITEIATISAVQHRNLVRLYGCCIEGNRRLLVYEYLMNKSLDQALFGTEMRNTSLCLDWPTRFNICLGTARGLAYLHEESRPRIVHRDVKASNILLDEELCPKLSDFGLAKLYDEKKTHISTRIAGTIGYMAPEYAMRGHLTEKADVFSFGVLALEVLSGIPNYESNSVEKKIYLLGWAWNLYENNQSLALLDPSLMGFDENEALRVIGVALLCTQSSPLTRPSMSRVVAMLAGDTEVSAIMSKPSYLSDWDLKDVHCDISYGCGDTTFTESKISSNKLHDHKYPINVDRGVGLAHSPLNITDPRLSDLIGGGR; encoded by the exons A TGAGAGCATTAAACGAGATACTTCAAGGGTGGTCTACACAATCTACGGATTCATGGAATATAAGTGGAGATCCATGTACTGGAACTGCCATTGATGAATCTGATATCGAAGCTCCAGGGAACAGCCCTTCTATCAAATGCGATTGCTCCTTCGACAATAATTCGACCTGCCACATTACTCGACT GTTAGTATTTAATCTGAACAGACGTGGGATGATTCCGGAAACACTTCTAGTTTTGAAACACCTAATATTTTT gaAACTCGACAAAAATTACTTCACAGGTCCGTTGCCGGCATTTCTTGGAAATTTAACTGCACTAAGGACTTT GGCGGTTGCTCACAATATGTTATCCGGACCCATTCCAAAGGAAATTGGAAACCTTAAGGACCTAACTTTGTT GTCACTTGGCGTAAACAATTTCTCCGGAACACTTCCGCCTGAATTGGGAAATTTGGTCAAACTAGAGCAATT GTATATTAATAGTTGTGGATTAAATGGTGAAATTCCCCCAACGTTTGCCAAACTCACAAGGATTAGAATCTT GTGGGCATTCGATAATCCTTTCACCGGCAACATACCAGACTTCATTGGGACTTGGACAGAGCTTACAACATT GAGATTGCAAGGTAATTCTTTTAAAGGTCCAATTCCATCCAGCTTCTCTAACTTGGTGTCAATGAAATCTTT GCGACTCAGTGATTTACGTAATGTGAGCTCTACTCTTGATTTTATcaagaatttgaagaatttgACAGACTT gaATCTAAGGAATGCATTGATCACTGATACTATTCCACTTGACATTGGAGAATTCCAAAATCTAGAGGCATT GGACTTAAGCTTCAATAACTTAAGAGGCCAAATTCCAAATGCTCTATTCAGTTTGAGTTCTCTCGAGTTCTT GTTTCTTGGAAACAATAGCCTATCTGGAGCCCTTCCTAATGAAAAAAGTGGTCTTCTTCAAACTAT AGACTTATCTTACAATAATCTTTCAGGAAGATTTCCTGCATGGGTAAACTCAAATCTACAACT gaacTTAGTGGCCAACAACTTTGTATTTGATCGCTCAAACATGAG TGTTATTCCGGGATTGAACTGTCTGCAGAGAAACTTTCCTTGCAATAGGAATCCTCCACGCT ATGCAAATTTTTCAATCAAGTGTGGTGGCCCGGAGATGAGAGCTGCTGGCATACTGTATGAGGCCGAAAATTCAACAATGGGTCCAGCATCAATCCATGTAACAAGTACCCAAAAATGGGCAGTCAGTATTACAGGCTTGTTTGCTGATAGGCAAAATCCAGTATATGTTGAACATACCCAATCACAAGTGACGGGCACCAACAGTCCAGACCTTTATCTGACTTCAAGGACCTCTCCAGGTTCAATTAGATATTATGGACTAGGTCTTCAAAATGGGCCTTATGACATAAGCCTATTATTTGCAGAAACAGGATTCCAACACAAAAGCTCGCAAATTTGGGAGAGCAATGGAAGGCGTGTTTTTGACATCTATATTCAG GGACGCCTTGAGTTGAAGGACTTTGACATATCAAAGGAGGCAGGAGCAATTGAGATAGTGGTTACAAAGAGgtttaatattaatgttaCTGAAAATCATCTTGAAATCCACTTGTTCTGGGCTGGTATGGGAACCTGTTGCACTCCCATACAAGGCAATTATGGACCCATCATTTCAGCTGTAAATGTTGTTCCCG CTTTTAGACCAACAGTTAGTGGAATACCACCTAATACTCGGAAGAAAAGCAGCACAGAATTGATTGTTGGTATTGCTGTCTCTGCTGGAGTCTTGACCTTCATACTAATATTTGTAATGTTTTACGTCAAAGTAAAAGCAGGAAAGCTTGATGAGGAAG TGCTCTCTGGAATCAGCTCAAGACCTATCACTTTTAGTTATGCTGAATTGAGAACGGCCACTAAAGGTTTTTGTCCCTCAAATCAGCTAGGAGAAGGGGGGTATGGCCCTGTATACAAG GGTACACTTATTGATGGTAGGGAAGTAGCAGTGAAGCAACTTTCACTGGCATCTCATCAGGGAAAGGATCAATTTATAACTGAGATTGCTACCATATCTGCAGTTCAGCATCGCAATCTTGTAAGACTGTATGGCTGCTGTATTGAAGGAAATAGGCGCCTCTTGGTTTATGAATATCTCATGAACAAGAGCCTTGATCAGGCACTCTTTGGTACGGAGATGA GAAACACTAGCTTGTGTCTTGACTGGCCAACCCGATTCAATATTTGCTTAGGAACTGCTAGAGGGCTAGCTTATCTTCATGAGGAGTCGAGGCCAAGGATTGTGCATCGAGATGTGAAGGCAAGTAACATTTTGCTTGATGAAGAACTCTGCCCCAAATTATCAGATTTTGGATTGGCAAAGCTGTATGATGAGAAGAAAACCCACATCAGCACTCGAATTGCGGGGACCAT CGGTTATATGGCACCCGAGTATGCAATGCGTGGACATTTAACAGAGAAAGCAGATGTTTTTAGCTTTGGTGTTCTTGCTTTAGAAGTCCTCAGTGGAATACCAAACTATGAGAGTAACTCGGTAGAGAAAAAGATATATCTTCTTGGATGG GCATGGAATCTGTATGAAAATAACCAAAGTTTAGCATTACTGGATCCAAGTTTAATGGGTTTTGATGAAAATGAAGCTCTTCGAGTTATAGGAGTTGCCCTCTTATGCACTCAGTCATCACCCTTAACACGACCGTCAATGTCGCGTGTTGTGGCAATGCTTGCTGGGGACACTGAAGTTAGTGCTATTATGTCGAAACCTAGCTATTTGAGTGACTGGGATCTTAAGGATGTACACTGTGACATCTCCTATGGCTGTGGAGATACTACATTTACTGAATCAAAGATTAGTAGCAACAAGTTGCATGATCATAAGTATCCAATTAATGTTGATCGAGGAGTTGGTTTAGCACACTCTCCACTAAATATCACAGATCCAAGACTTAGCGACCTCATTGGGGGAGGAAGGTGa
- the LOC8270480 gene encoding probable LRR receptor-like serine/threonine-protein kinase At1g56140 isoform X3 → MNKPQHPSPSPSPSSAFSYALLFFILFLSLHSSTAQNATTATDPAEVRALNEILQGWSTQSTDSWNISGDPCTGTAIDESDIEAPGNSPSIKCDCSFDNNSTCHITRLKLDKNYFTGPLPAFLGNLTALRTLAVAHNMLSGPIPKEIGNLKDLTLLSLGVNNFSGTLPPELGNLVKLEQLYINSCGLNGEIPPTFAKLTRIRILWAFDNPFTGNIPDFIGTWTELTTLRLQGNSFKGPIPSSFSNLVSMKSLRLSDLRNVSSTLDFIKNLKNLTDLNLRNALITDTIPLDIGEFQNLEALDLSFNNLRGQIPNALFSLSSLEFLFLGNNSLSGALPNEKSGLLQTIDLSYNNLSGRFPAWVNSNLQLNLVANNFVFDRSNMSVIPGLNCLQRNFPCNRNPPRYANFSIKCGGPEMRAAGILYEAENSTMGPASIHVTSTQKWAVSITGLFADRQNPVYVEHTQSQVTGTNSPDLYLTSRTSPGSIRYYGLGLQNGPYDISLLFAETGFQHKSSQIWESNGRRVFDIYIQGRLELKDFDISKEAGAIEIVVTKRFNINVTENHLEIHLFWAGMGTCCTPIQGNYGPIISAVNVVPAFRPTVSGIPPNTRKKSSTELIVGIAVSAGVLTFILIFVMFYVKVKAGKLDEEVLSGISSRPITFSYAELRTATKGFCPSNQLGEGGYGPVYKGTLIDGREVAVKQLSLASHQGKDQFITEIATISAVQHRNLVRLYGCCIEGNRRLLVYEYLMNKSLDQALFGTEMRNTSLCLDWPTRFNICLGTARGLAYLHEESRPRIVHRDVKASNILLDEELCPKLSDFGLAKLYDEKKTHISTRIAGTIGYMAPEYAMRGHLTEKADVFSFGVLALEVLSGIPNYESNSVEKKIYLLGWAWNLYENNQSLALLDPSLMGFDENEALRVIGVALLCTQSSPLTRPSMSRVVAMLAGDTEVSAIMSKPSYLSDWDLKDVHCDISYGCGDTTFTESKISSNKLHDHKYPINVDRGVGLAHSPLNITDPRLSDLIGGGR, encoded by the exons TGAGAGCATTAAACGAGATACTTCAAGGGTGGTCTACACAATCTACGGATTCATGGAATATAAGTGGAGATCCATGTACTGGAACTGCCATTGATGAATCTGATATCGAAGCTCCAGGGAACAGCCCTTCTATCAAATGCGATTGCTCCTTCGACAATAATTCGACCTGCCACATTACTCGACT gaAACTCGACAAAAATTACTTCACAGGTCCGTTGCCGGCATTTCTTGGAAATTTAACTGCACTAAGGACTTT GGCGGTTGCTCACAATATGTTATCCGGACCCATTCCAAAGGAAATTGGAAACCTTAAGGACCTAACTTTGTT GTCACTTGGCGTAAACAATTTCTCCGGAACACTTCCGCCTGAATTGGGAAATTTGGTCAAACTAGAGCAATT GTATATTAATAGTTGTGGATTAAATGGTGAAATTCCCCCAACGTTTGCCAAACTCACAAGGATTAGAATCTT GTGGGCATTCGATAATCCTTTCACCGGCAACATACCAGACTTCATTGGGACTTGGACAGAGCTTACAACATT GAGATTGCAAGGTAATTCTTTTAAAGGTCCAATTCCATCCAGCTTCTCTAACTTGGTGTCAATGAAATCTTT GCGACTCAGTGATTTACGTAATGTGAGCTCTACTCTTGATTTTATcaagaatttgaagaatttgACAGACTT gaATCTAAGGAATGCATTGATCACTGATACTATTCCACTTGACATTGGAGAATTCCAAAATCTAGAGGCATT GGACTTAAGCTTCAATAACTTAAGAGGCCAAATTCCAAATGCTCTATTCAGTTTGAGTTCTCTCGAGTTCTT GTTTCTTGGAAACAATAGCCTATCTGGAGCCCTTCCTAATGAAAAAAGTGGTCTTCTTCAAACTAT AGACTTATCTTACAATAATCTTTCAGGAAGATTTCCTGCATGGGTAAACTCAAATCTACAACT gaacTTAGTGGCCAACAACTTTGTATTTGATCGCTCAAACATGAG TGTTATTCCGGGATTGAACTGTCTGCAGAGAAACTTTCCTTGCAATAGGAATCCTCCACGCT ATGCAAATTTTTCAATCAAGTGTGGTGGCCCGGAGATGAGAGCTGCTGGCATACTGTATGAGGCCGAAAATTCAACAATGGGTCCAGCATCAATCCATGTAACAAGTACCCAAAAATGGGCAGTCAGTATTACAGGCTTGTTTGCTGATAGGCAAAATCCAGTATATGTTGAACATACCCAATCACAAGTGACGGGCACCAACAGTCCAGACCTTTATCTGACTTCAAGGACCTCTCCAGGTTCAATTAGATATTATGGACTAGGTCTTCAAAATGGGCCTTATGACATAAGCCTATTATTTGCAGAAACAGGATTCCAACACAAAAGCTCGCAAATTTGGGAGAGCAATGGAAGGCGTGTTTTTGACATCTATATTCAG GGACGCCTTGAGTTGAAGGACTTTGACATATCAAAGGAGGCAGGAGCAATTGAGATAGTGGTTACAAAGAGgtttaatattaatgttaCTGAAAATCATCTTGAAATCCACTTGTTCTGGGCTGGTATGGGAACCTGTTGCACTCCCATACAAGGCAATTATGGACCCATCATTTCAGCTGTAAATGTTGTTCCCG CTTTTAGACCAACAGTTAGTGGAATACCACCTAATACTCGGAAGAAAAGCAGCACAGAATTGATTGTTGGTATTGCTGTCTCTGCTGGAGTCTTGACCTTCATACTAATATTTGTAATGTTTTACGTCAAAGTAAAAGCAGGAAAGCTTGATGAGGAAG TGCTCTCTGGAATCAGCTCAAGACCTATCACTTTTAGTTATGCTGAATTGAGAACGGCCACTAAAGGTTTTTGTCCCTCAAATCAGCTAGGAGAAGGGGGGTATGGCCCTGTATACAAG GGTACACTTATTGATGGTAGGGAAGTAGCAGTGAAGCAACTTTCACTGGCATCTCATCAGGGAAAGGATCAATTTATAACTGAGATTGCTACCATATCTGCAGTTCAGCATCGCAATCTTGTAAGACTGTATGGCTGCTGTATTGAAGGAAATAGGCGCCTCTTGGTTTATGAATATCTCATGAACAAGAGCCTTGATCAGGCACTCTTTGGTACGGAGATGA GAAACACTAGCTTGTGTCTTGACTGGCCAACCCGATTCAATATTTGCTTAGGAACTGCTAGAGGGCTAGCTTATCTTCATGAGGAGTCGAGGCCAAGGATTGTGCATCGAGATGTGAAGGCAAGTAACATTTTGCTTGATGAAGAACTCTGCCCCAAATTATCAGATTTTGGATTGGCAAAGCTGTATGATGAGAAGAAAACCCACATCAGCACTCGAATTGCGGGGACCAT CGGTTATATGGCACCCGAGTATGCAATGCGTGGACATTTAACAGAGAAAGCAGATGTTTTTAGCTTTGGTGTTCTTGCTTTAGAAGTCCTCAGTGGAATACCAAACTATGAGAGTAACTCGGTAGAGAAAAAGATATATCTTCTTGGATGG GCATGGAATCTGTATGAAAATAACCAAAGTTTAGCATTACTGGATCCAAGTTTAATGGGTTTTGATGAAAATGAAGCTCTTCGAGTTATAGGAGTTGCCCTCTTATGCACTCAGTCATCACCCTTAACACGACCGTCAATGTCGCGTGTTGTGGCAATGCTTGCTGGGGACACTGAAGTTAGTGCTATTATGTCGAAACCTAGCTATTTGAGTGACTGGGATCTTAAGGATGTACACTGTGACATCTCCTATGGCTGTGGAGATACTACATTTACTGAATCAAAGATTAGTAGCAACAAGTTGCATGATCATAAGTATCCAATTAATGTTGATCGAGGAGTTGGTTTAGCACACTCTCCACTAAATATCACAGATCCAAGACTTAGCGACCTCATTGGGGGAGGAAGGTGa